Proteins encoded in a region of the Vicia villosa cultivar HV-30 ecotype Madison, WI linkage group LG5, Vvil1.0, whole genome shotgun sequence genome:
- the LOC131606067 gene encoding uncharacterized protein LOC131606067, translating into MDCSWMQKNRSSEEYKKGVLEFLTFAETNLPKSNGRFHCPCAKCVNIAPLNANIVWDHLIVNGICQNYTKWIWHGELSDAPMAYLREEFDIEASDYLEEMIRDIGQDSFQRAHVHDTLCNDNKVPLYPDCKNFTRLSAVLRLFNLKAINSWTDKSFTQLLELWKEMLPDENTLPDRVYDAKKILCPMGMEYKKIHACPNDCILYWKDNEEKEKCPKCMTSRYKKKGDDESCDVTTKGPPAKVLWYLPIIPRFKRLFANLNDAKNIRWHAEERNCDGKIRHPADSLQWKKVDTLIPDFGNEPRNLRLGLSTDGMNPYGSLSSNHTSWPVLLIIYNLSPWLCMKRKHIMLSMMISGPKQPGNDIDVYLSPLIDDLRKLWDEGIYVFDSFSNETFKLRAMLFCTINDFPAYGNLSDYKVKGHKACPICEKDTCYHQLEKGKKTVYLGHRRFLKRNHPYRRLKKAFNGYQEYKVAPKALTGEEVYHRVRNISVSFGKKQKKLQIVIYGRRGLYSLTFHIGLVLM; encoded by the coding sequence ATGGATTGTAGTTGGATGCAAAAAAACCGCTCAAGTGAAGAGTATAAAAAAGGAGTGTTAGAGTTTTTGACATTTGCCGAAACTAATCTTCCCAAAAGTAATGGACGATTTCATTGTCCTTGTGCTAAGTGTGTGAATATTGCACCTTTAAATGCTAACATCGTATGGGATCATCTTATAGTCAATGGGATTTGTCAAAATTATACGAAGTGGATATGGCACGGTGAATTGTCTGATGCGCCAATGGCCTACCTGAGAGAAGAGTTTGATATAGAGGCGAGTGATTATCTAGAAGAAATGATTCGTGATATTGGACAAGACTCTTTTCAACGAGCACACGTACACGATACTCTTTGCAATGACAACAAAGTTCCTTTGTATCCAGATTGTAAAAACTTCACACGATTATCGGCCGTGCTGAGATTATTCAATTTGAAGGCAATTAATAGTTGGACCGATAAAAGCTTCACACAATTGCTTGAGTTGTGGAAGGAAATGCTTCCAGATGAAAACACGTTGCCGGACCGGGTGTATGATGCAAAAAAGATATTATGTCCTATGGGTATGGAGTATAAGAAAATACATGCATGCCCCAATGATTGCATATTGTACTGGAAAGataatgaagagaaagaaaagtgTCCCAAGTGTATGACATCACGATATAAAAAGAAAGGTGATGATGAAAGTTGTGATGTAACCACAAAGGGTCCTCCAGCAAAGGTGTTATGGTACCTTCCAATTATTCCGAGGTTTAAGCGATTGTTTGCGAATTTAAATGATGCGAAGAATATTAGATGGCATGCAGAAGAGAGGAATTGTGATGGAAAAATTCGGCATCCGGCCGATTCTTTGCAATGGAAGAAGGTTGATACCTTAATTCCTGACTTCGGCAATGAACCAAGAAACCTTAGGCTTGGACTTTCTACAGATGGAATGAATCCATATGGCAGTTTAAGTAGTAATCATACTTCATGGCCTGTTCTATTGATTATTTACAACTTATCTCCTTGGTTGTGCATGAAGAGGAAACACATTATGTTATCTATGATGATTTCGGGACCGAAACAACCTGGAAATGACATAGATGTCTATCTAAGTCCCTTAATTGATGACTTAAGAAAGTTGTGGGATGAAGGAATTTATGTGTTTGATAGTTTTTCAAATGAAACTTTCAAATTGCGTGCCATGTTATTTTGCACCATCAATGACTTTCCAGCTTATGGTAACTTGTCTGATTACAAAGTTAAGGGGCATAAAGCATGCCCTATATGTGAAAAAGATACTTGCTACCATcagttggagaagggaaagaagactgTTTATCTTGGACATCGAAGATTTCTTAAACGTAACCACCCATATCGAAGATTAAAAAAGGCTTTTAATGGATATCAAGAGTATAAGGTTGCCCCGAAGGCCTTAACTGGAGAAGAAGTCTATCACCGGGTGAGGAACATAAGTGTTAGttttggaaaaaaacaaaaaaagttacAAATAGTAATATATGGAAGAAGAGGTCTGTATTCTTTGACCTTCCATATTGGTCTAGTCTTGATGTAA
- the LOC131606068 gene encoding uncharacterized protein LOC131606068 yields MERWKDIPLSKEEEEGVTVDVEEEHGGDIFERTLAGKLWTENRFNSKAFVSTMTGAWKLRNPIETQELSTNLFLFRFSTKRDLENVLRNGPWSFDRYLLVLDRVTGEEQPSDLKMHYGEFWVRIYELPLMLRSETIAKKMGNILGEYVEMDQREAHRNGRFLRVKAKIDLKQPLKRGTVIRFKEKNLRVYFKYERLPTFCFVCGRLGHQIKDCEEIENLGEEGYEDLEEKELSYGAWLRASPLPKAVEEQKRKESNSSSCSKSLFSISSSHSRCDNKSKLKEGEEGEEGEMEQNKSGQVSGRKTITGREKEQENRSTGLEIEAVAESLGAVGISNKDIAKKANHTSSPTKKKKWTRRQPNRKVGAKATKKQMALEMGKRQLVEVMIVEGNLEERGSGEKKFKSQGEITTDIPKIPEVVLDGQHRLQQ; encoded by the coding sequence ATGGAAAGGTGGAAAGACATTCCATTGTCcaaggaggaagaagaaggagtCACAGTCGATGTTGAGGAGGAGCATGGCGGTGACATATTCGAACGAACACTGGCAGGAAAGCTGTGGACGGAAAATAGATTCAACTCCAAAGCTTTCGTCTCTACAATGACTGGAGCATGGAAGCTTAGGAACCCCATTGAAACACAAGAGCTGAGCACCAATTTATTCCTGTTCAGATTTAGCACGAAGAGGGACCTGGAAAACGTTTTGCGCAATGGACCTTGGAGCTTTGACAGGTACCTCCTCGTCTTAGACAGGGTCACAGGAGAGGAACAACCTTCCGATCTCAAAATGCACTACGGAGAATTCTGGGTTCGCATATACGAACTCCCACTTATGTTACGATCTGAGACAATAGCAAAGAAGATGGGTAACATTTTAGGGGAATATGTGGAAATGGATCAGCGCGAAGCCCATAGAAATGGTCGCTTCCTCAGAGTGAAGGCAAAAATAGACCTCAAACAGCCCCTCAAGCGTGGTACGGTGATAAGATTCAAGGAAAAAAATCTTCGAGTCTACTTCAAATACGAAAGGCTCCCTACCTTTTGTTTTGTCTGTGGAAGATTGGGCCACCAAATCAAGGATTGTGAAGAGATAGAAAATTTGGGGGAAGAAGGATATGAAGACCTGGAAGAAAAAGAACTATCCTATGGTGCCTGGTTACGTGCTTCTCCGTTACCTAAAGCAGTGGAAGAGCAAAAGAGAAAGGAATCCAACTCTAGCTCTTGCAGTAAAAGCCTCTTCAGCATTTCATCCAGCCACAGCAGATGTGATAACAAGAGTAAACTGAAGGAAGGGGAGGAAGGGGAAGAAGGCGAGATGGAGCAAAATAAATCAGGTCAAGTGTCGGGGAGAAAAACCATAACAGGAAGGGAGAAGGAACAAGAAAATAGAAGCACAGGACTAGAGATTGAAGCAGTGGCTGAATCGCTCGGAGCAGTTGGTATTTCAAACAAAGATATAGCGAAGAAAGCCAACCATACGTCTTCCcctacaaagaaaaagaaatggacAAGAAGACAACCAAACAGGAAGGTGGGAGCCAAGGCAACAAAGAAACAAATGGCACTTGAAATGGGCAAACGGCAACTGGTCGAAGTGATGATTGTGGAAGGTAACTTGGAGGAAAGGGGTAGTGGTGAGAAGAAATTTAAAAGTCAAGGCGAGATCACAACTGATATTCCAAAAATACCAGAGGTGGTGTTGGATGGCCAACACCGCCTACAACAATGA